In Acanthopagrus latus isolate v.2019 chromosome 6, fAcaLat1.1, whole genome shotgun sequence, the genomic window aataagaaacaaaaaactcccAAAACAGTGAGACTATTGCACACTGACAAGAGTATTTACAGCATTTCACACAGGGTGGGGGCCGCTCTCTACCGGGGATAATAGCTTAGCTGTCGCCCCCctttctcccaccacctgcattGAGACCGGTGGGCATCCATCAGCAACTTCAGACACTGACTTCACCACAtcaaaaataactacatttactcAGAGTTCAATACAGCGcacataaaatgtaaatcttgCATCACTCCTGATGCGTGCAGACACACCAGAGGGCTATTCCATAAAGGAGGTTCAACTAACTCTGAGCCTAACCCTGAACTCTGAGTTGACTTaccctgtgaagtgaaactctaagttttcagttccagaacagctgatctgagtaAGGTAAGTCGACTCTGAGTATGTTAACTCTGAGTTGAGCTTGTGCCTGATGACTAGTAAAAAGCCATCATCAGTTGAGCTCCGATACTGtgattcaccatggcaacaggggagaaaacaggaaacagacattttctgggAAAAAGTAACACGGCTGCGGCCGTAATAAAACTCACTGACAGAGTTGTAGATGCGGtcgtcttttcattttgaatttaacatcactttcttttatattagCCTTTGAGAAAGTGGTtgaatgttgttcagtgttttattttattttatttcattttaggctatttcatttcatttaaatcggctgaaaatgaaatacagaaacagtctCATGATGGCTcctcactttggttttatttcacatattaaacaaagtaaaagtttattCAGTGGATATTTTAACTTGTAGTAGCTTTTACCACCAACAgataatgtttaacacacatctgtgtcctAACATCCTGCTGAGTAGTTGAACATGAAGTGgttctcacctccacctccaccacgtccgacagaggctgaggagctgatcctgagtcaggcTGCAGGGTGACCAGAGGCTGAGGGCGTCACTCACCCCCAGGACCCAACAttagaggcagacacacacttactgtCCACAGATTGAACTACAAGTCATTTAATCTTATACTCAATGCAGCAGCAAACTAGAAACACGGACTCTGAAATTACGCTGTTGGACAAAAATACAATAGGCTACACTGATGGTTACTTTTGTAGTTATGtgtgggaaataaagaaagccaAATTAAATGTGAGTTATTTCTCTTTCCTGGCTGCTTGAAGGTGTTTGATTAACCTGcgaagtgataaaaaaaataaaaataaaaataaaaacaaacaaacaaaaaaacaaagaggatttctcctcctttttgaaTTGTCCGTATACCAAGAACTGTCGAACGCCCTCTTCCTTGTTTCATGTCGAGTTCTTgggaacattttcagacacGGCTGAACAGGACCCTCCTCTCTGGATCTTGAGATGTCTAGAATACATATTGAGTAGTTATGGACACACATCGCATGggaataaatactgaaatacttCAATACAAGATGAAGTAGTGTGGCTCACAGTGGCTAACTTGTAGGTTGATGTGTAGAGCTTTTGCACAGTGAAAAGCTTCTGTTCAATGTAAGTGCAGCTGAATCTGGACCTTAGGCTAATTAATGCCATTAGTAGCACCTGTATTTGCCAAACTATATCATGTCAGAATAGCTGCTGTTCAAAAGGTTCACAGATAGGTTAGTAAGTGTGGGCCTACCACTTGGTCCTTTAGGTGCACACTATGTGGAGCTTGATGTGGATGTGGGGGTTCAGTGGCATCTCCTCCTAGCAGCTCTGGCTCactgtcttcctcctcagagGCAGACGTATGTGTCACTCTCAACAAGTGAGGAAACTGCATTGTGAAAAATACAGATGgcgtcaaaataaaacagcaataaaataacatcacacacacacaatcatctaCTGTTACAAGCTGAGTCAACATTCATAATTAGGCGCAATCTGTCAAAATCATCTATTGTTACAGAGTGAGGCCAAACTGCTCAGTGTCCTAACTGGGCATGCGGTTTACTGCCTCTGTAAGCTCTGACCTGGGGCTGGTAGACTGGGTCCTTGTGTCTGACCACACTGACCTGCCTGACtagctgcagcttcagagcTGCCAGGGCTGCTGACATTGGTGCTGGAGTCTGTCTGGACCTGAGCTGTGCCTCATTTGTgcttcttaaaagaaaaaagcctgaaatatctcccttcctcttcattCTTATCTGTCCTCATACAAAATAAGACAGTCTGGTTACACCCCGAGATTGTGTCTTAAACTATTCATCTTCATTCTCTTGCTATAGCTTATTTTATAATCAACTGTCAGCCTGGCTACTATACAATTAAACTGGATAATGTAATCTTGTCAGCACTAAGTAAATCCAAGAGTCTGGCTGCAGACCTCCAGTGTGGGGTCACTTCCAGTGCAGCCTCTAGTCTCAGGCCGGGAAGTGCaagaaacttcaaaataaaatcttttagACACaataaacttcaaaataaagtcgTTTAGACACAATAAACCTCTAAATAAAATCCTTTAGACACaataaacttcaaaataaagtcgTTTAGACACAATAAACCTCTAAATAAAATCCTTTAGACACaataaacttcaaaataaaatcatgtagACACTTTCTGTGAAAGCAATATCATCGCAATTTTGCTGCCGTTTTATATTTAATCAATCAACATTGTAATGTTAAAACCATTAACTACCTTAATGTGGCATACATGTTGATCTTGCCAATACTGTCTACGTAGCATGTAGCATCGGTAGACCTATCTATATCAGTGTAGCAACATATCGATTCAATACGTCTGCCATCAACATTACTGCTTTAACACTGATTCGGTCAACAGGACATAAACTGTCCATGTAGCTCAGTGACGTCAGTTCATAGAAAAACATTAAGCTTGTTGACTGGACAGTTGGAGCCTAAagcctctcttcctgtctttatcaaaaaacacacttttcattcATAATGGACCTTTGAAGAGTGTAACAGTAGTTTAGTACAAATATCTGAATTCaatatggaaaatgtattttacacatATCCACAAACTGTTGGACAATGTGACAGACATTAGCTTCACTACGGATATATGGAGTCTGGACGTAAGTCAGATGAGTATGTTGAGTCTTACTGCTCAGTGGATTGATGACAGCTTTGGAATGAAGAGAGCTGTTTTGTGTGCACAAGAGTTTGCAGGATTGCATACGGTGGCTGCCATCACTAGTGCATTTGACTGCATGTTTGCTCAGtggaaaattaaaaagacaatgtGCACGTTGTGCTTCACAACAATGCACAGAATATGCAGAAGGCAGTGGACGAGTGTGGCGTTAAAAGCCTGGGCTGCATGGCGCATACGCTGCAGCTAGCAGTGCATGATGGAGTGTTAAGCCAGTGAAGCATCTTTGACTGTCTGGCTATTGCAGGGGTCGGGAACGTATGGCTCGCGAGCCAGGTGTGGCTCTTTTGATGATTGCATCTGGCtctaagataaaacaaaatattctcacttgttttaatccatccatctattttcCACTGCTCATGTCCTGTTCAGGGCTGCAGTTGGCTGCAGGAGCAATTGTCCATAATTTAAATGGATTATAATAGCCTACGTTGGCCGTTGCTGGGTAAACAGGTAAACGCCCCCTTTTGAATCAGTCTGCGCCGTCATTAGCTCAAAGCTAACCCTTCGACGAAGAAGAtggcgaaaagaaaaaaaaaatgaggagtaTCGTACATTTCAGGACAAGTGGACCGAAGAATTCGCCTTTGTGGAGAGAGAAGGTTCTGCGGTGTGTCTAATTTGCAATGACAAAATTGCATCGATGAAACGGTCGAATGTACAGCGGCACTTCAACACACGCCATGCTACCTTTGCATCAAAATACCCTGCGGGAGAAAGTAGAAAGAAAGCGTGCCAAGAGCTACTGAGCAGGCTGCAAGCTAGCCAGCAGCAACTCCGTGTATGGACCCGACAAGGTGACTATAAttctgctagctttgctggatcTTTAGCAATAGTGAGGAACGGAAAACCATTCACAGATGGCGAGTATGCTAAAACGTTCATGCTGGATGTAGCCAATGAACTTTTTGATGATCTTCCGAACAAAGACAAGATAATCAAACGGATACAAGACAGGGGTGGGCGATATATATCGTCTGCGATAGGATCGTGATTGTTGTTTTAACGATGTGCAAATTTACATTATCGAGTATTTAAATTAGTTCGCCAAAACCAATGAAACGCACGTCCACACTTCACATTACAGAGCAGCAGCGCtccataaaaaacacagcacgACTCAGCCACGCCCAAGTCCTGTAAGAAAGTCACATGACCTCTCTCGCGAGAAGCCTTGCAACAGGTCAGCAGCGTAGTTGTGGAAAATGCAGGTGGAGGCAGGTACAGTCCCTGACGCAACTTCAGAGGATTTAGTGCCGAGACGTGGGTCTACTTCTCTGGCATGGAAATGGTTTGGTTTCGAAAAGACTGACGTTGGTCAAAACACCGTCATATGCAAAATCTGTCGGAAAGCTATCGCCGTTAAACAAAACTCCACAACGAATCTCTTTCACCACCTCCGCACCAACCACAGTAAAGAGTATGAAGAATACGAGAAACTTCGAGACTCTGCAGCTCAAGATAAACCAAGTAGGCCAGCTGTTCAGCACACCCAACAAACCCTCGCTGAGTCATTCAGCAGAAAAGTGCCGTATGACAGAAAAAGTCAACGATGGCAAGACATAACCAATGCTATCACCAAATTCATAGCCAAAGAGATGTTGCCGATGCAGTTGGTGGAGGGAAAAAGTTTCATTGAACTTTTGAATGTCCTAGACGCGCGATACACAGTGCCAAGTAGAAAATATTTCAGCGGAACCGCTCTCACCACCCTCTATGATAAAACTCGTAAAGCTGTGATGAGTGAAGTGCAAGAGGTGAAACACTTCGCAACAACAACCGATTTATGGTCTAGCAGAACATCGGAGCCATACCTCTCTCTGACCGTGCATTTCATTGATGAATCGTGGAAACTTCGGAGCTACTGTTTGCAAACGTCCTATTTCCCAGATGCCCACACAGGAGAAATCATTGCCCTTGGTCTGAAAGATGCCCTCGCATCATGGTCGCTGAGTGAACAGGACATGGTCTGCATGACCACCGACAGCGGCGCAAACGTCGTCAGTGCACTCAGAATCAATGACTGGAAAAGGCTACCGTGCTTTGGGCACCGGCTTCATATTGCAATCGGTGAGTTCAAATGTCAATCTTCTTATTTAATGCAGTTAAACAGTCAGGGCTCTAGAGTGCGAGCAATTTGGGCGAGAGTAAATACACGTTAGACTGAGAATATCAGTAACATCCATGATAAAGTGATAAAGTGGGCGTCACACAATTGACATCTTTTAAAAAGCACCGTCATTCTCTTTATCCCTCTTCTtgctcacacacgcacagctgCAGCACGCAGTTcaagaaaatataatttgatattATAAGCTTTGTTATTGGATAGGCTAATATGACAATATATGAAATTAACTGGTATTTCAAATTGCAATGTATGGCAGTATAAGGCCAACATTGCCTACATGGCACTGTTGCTCAGTTCATGGCAATGATGTACCCTTTCAAATTTTTTCCAGAGAGGAGCATGCGTGATGCAAGGATAGACAGAGCCATTGGTGTCTGCAAGAAGGTGGTTGCAGCCTTTTCCAATAGCTGGAATTTGTAAAAAGGACTGGCTGATGCTCAAAATCAGATGAAGCTCCCAGAGCATAAACTCATCACAGAATCACCAACAAGATGGGGCTCAAGACAGCGCATGATAAAGAGGTTTGTTGAACAAGAAAAGGCCATTCGTCATGTGCTAGGTGCTGACAAGAAGTGCAGGCATCTCCTACCAACATGGCAAGATGTTGATGTGCTAGAATCAGTGAGCAAAGCACTTAGTCCCCTGCTGGAGTTTACAGATGCCCTCTCAGGTGAGCAAGTAGTAACCATCTCCTACCTGAAACCGGTACTGTCACTGTTAACTCGGAGGTCCTGGCAGTGAAGTCTGATGATACAgatctcacaaaaaaaaaaatcaaggaaacCATTCTGGGTTACCTTAACACAAAGTACAGAGATGACAATGTGGATGGCCTTTTAAGTGTAGCATCCACGCTTGACCCGCGGTTTAAGAACCGCTACAATGCCGATGATCAGATGATGATGTCAACAATTTCCTCTGAACTTATGGCTATGGCAACACAGGAAGAGAGCGATTCTCCAGGCCCTTCAACTTCCACAGCTCAAGGTGCAGAGGGTGATGATGACACCTGTGAgccagccaaaaaaacaaagaagtctTTCGGCAGTTATTTCAAAAAACAGTGAGAGGGGAGTCACAGGCTACTGGCATAGACAAGGAGATCAAGAGTTACCTTCTGATACCGGAGGTGGACAGCGATGTCAACCCACTTGCATGGTGGAAAACCCAAGAGATGAACTTCCCTAGGCTGGCAAAGCTAGCAAAAAAGTATCTGTGCGTCCCTGCCTCAAGTAGCCCTTCAGAGAGGGCATTtagcacaggtggaaacattGTGACGTGTCACCGGGCTTCACTCAAGCCAGACAATGTGGACAGGCTGGTGTTTTTGGCACACAATTTGAAGTGAACTGTTGTCCTAGAATGTTCAAAGTTCTGCAAAGTTTCTGGTGTCTGTCCTTAGCTGTGATAGTATTGActattttttctatttgagaattgtggatttttttctccacaatatTGTCATTTGTTTACAAATGTCTATCTAGTTCTATTCCTATTGCATGCAGCACTTTATTACAATTATTCAATATGTCTGCACTGTAGTTCAATTaagttcttttttgtttgaacctttttagaaaatgtgtgtgttttttttaatacaatcCTGGACAGAACCTTAAGTTTTATGAGCACTTGCTGTCCATTTCTCAGTATTTCTCAAGGATGCgtggaggacttttttttttttaacaattcaaTGTTCCTGCTGTAATTCAAttgagttattttttatttgtttgataaagtttaaagacaataaatgtgttttttcttacacattttaatcattgtAGGTATTGTAATCTTTAACCAGGTATTACTCAGAGAATTCcaatcacatttttcaaaatatcgACAAAATATCGTTATcgttaaaatctgaaaaaatatcGAGATATTATTTTTTGCCCATATCGCCCACCCCTAATACAAGACATGCCTCTGTCTGCAAGAACTGTTCATGATCGTACCATCACGATGGCAAACCAAGTGGAGGAAACGCAAGTGAAGGACATAAATGCCGCAGTTCAGTGTGATTGCAAGATATGCTGCTGGTGACACACTGCGCGAAGAAAGTCTTGCTGTTCTGCCAATAAAAGGATCCACAAGAGGTGAGGATTTATTCAAGTCTTTCATGGAGTTcgctcaagaaaaaaatctacctATGGATAAACTTCTCTCAGTGTGTACTGATGGTGCTCCGTGTATGGTGGGGAAAAACAAAGGATTTTTGGCGCTTCTCCGTGAACATGAAAATAGACCCATCCTAAGTTTCCACTGCATTCTACACCAGGAGGCACTTTGTGCTCAGATGTGTGATGGGCAGCTTGGCGAAGTAATGTCGCTGGTCATTCGTGTGATCAACTTTATTGTTGCTCGAGCCTTAAATGATCGccagtttaaaacactgctGGATGAAGTTGGAAATAACTATCACGGTCTGCTTTTGCACAGCAATGTGCGTTGGTTGTCAAGAGGGAAGGTGCTTAGCCGTTTTGCAGCTTGCCTGAACGAAATCCGAACTTTCCTTGAAATGAAAGGCATCGAGCATCCTGAGCTAGCCGAAACCGAGTGGCTCCTCAAGTTTTACTATCTCGTGGATATGACTGAACATCTGAACCAGCTCAACGTGAAAATGCAAGGCATTGGAAATACAGTGTTGTCCCTTCAACAAGCCGTGTTTGCTTTTGAAAACAAGCTGGAGCTCTTCATCATGGATCTTGAAACAGGTCGTTGACTACATTTTGAAAACCTGAGACAATTTAAAGATGCATGCACAGCAAGTGAGCCCACTCAAAACTTTGATCTCCACCAGCTAGCTGGCTTCACATCCAGTCTCCTACAGTCGTTCAAAGCACGCTTTGGAGAATTTCGTGAGCACAGTTGTCTTTTTAAGTTCATCGCCCATCCAAACGAGTGTTCACTGAACACAGGCGACCTGAGTTACATTCCTGGTGTCTCTGTCAGAGATTTCGAAGCAGAAGTGGCTGACCTGAAGGCCTCAGACATGTGGGTGAATAAGTTCAAGTCGCTGAATGAAGATTTGGAAAGAATCGGACGACAGAAAGCAGAGTTGGCAAGCAAGCACATgtggacagaaatgaaaaaacttCAACCCGAAGACCAGCTGATTATCAAAACTTGGAACGCGCTTCCTGTCACATACCAAACACTGCAGCGTGTGAGTATTGCTGTATTGACCATGTTTGGATCTACGTATGCATGTGAGCAGTCATTCTCACATCTTAAAAACATCAAGTCCAACCTACGATCACGTTTAACGGATGAAAGCCTCAACGCCTGCATGAAGCTAAACCTCACCAAGTACCAACCAGACTACAAAGCCATCAGCAAATCCATGCAGCACCAGAAGTCACATTAATGGTGAGTATTAtaacattatttaaaagaataaattcaGAGGCTTATTATACCCATTTAGTTGAATTCAGTCTTAAAATACATTATATGGCTCTCACTGAAATAAATTTCcaaatattttgctttcatgGCTCTCTGAGTCAAAAAGGTTGCCGACCCCTGGGCTATTGGAAGGAATATAGTTGGACATTTTCGCCACTCTCATCTCACCGCCTGTCAGCTGAGAGACATACAGCAAGAGTTGGGCATGAAAACCAAGATGCTACAGCAAGATGTCACAACCAGGTGGAACAGTACTTTTGATATGATGAAAAGTCTACTGGATCAGAAGCGCGCACTGCACGGTGTGTATGGTGCAGATCATGAGCTGCCTGCTTGTTTCTGCGCATATCAGTGGGGCCTCGTTGAAAACATGACCACGCTTCTCAACCCATTTGAACAATTAACGAAGGACATCAGCTCACATTTGGCTACTACTGCGGACGTGACTCCCTCTGTTCTGGCAATGAAACCTGGGCaaggcagcagacacagactgtGGGGTCCACACAGCAAAGAACACTCTACTGGAAGCTGGAAGCGCTTTACTACTTGGCAACGATTCTTGACCCTAGGTACAAAGACCGTTATTTTGACACAGTCACCAAGCAGGCGGCTGTAAATATGCTCCAGAAGCAAGTGGATAAAATGACACACGGCGACAGAGCTACGGAGACACCGGACACAGAAGAACCACAAGAGAAGAAGATAAGAAGGGAGTGGATGAATGTCTGTATATGTAGTCAAGCTACACAAATGTTATCTTATATCCTCAACAATATTTTGTGCCcatatattttgattaatctAACTTATAGGAAGGGGAGTGAGCTAATAAATAGTACTAAGTACTTTTGTGTTCAAGATGTGAGTCAGACCAGGTTAACACATAGCCTTCTTCTGATTCTGAAGGGAAATGAAATAGCCCAAATAATAATTTACTCAAAGCACCAACTTTAAATAGGCCTAAAGCAACTTCTACAAAAGCACAAGATTTAAGCCTGGCAGAGACACAATTATAGGCTAATAAATAACATGGGTCAGATCATTTCAGATAGGCTTTTAAAAGGATGTTCTTGCAACAAATGCCTATAGTGTCAGTTGCCATTACATTGGCCTAGACAACAGGCCTATGCTATGCATCATTAACTAGAGCTACAATGGCTTGTCACAGCTGGACTCCCTGTTATGATGTCATGTCATATTTAGTGTTCATTGTTACAACCCTGGCTCTCAGGTTGAAACAAAGGAgatgagacacacagagctctgagacAATTTCAGTATTTAACTAAACAACCCGAAAAGAACataatgtgggtgtgtgttgtatcaaatgtagtgtgtgggtgtgtgtgtgtgtgcatttctatATGTATTTAATgcaacaaacaccaaaccacagcagGTTGTAGGCcatagcagcagtcagctgctcagccaccagagagagagcagactgactgaggCAGCCTTTTATCAGTGAGACCACACCCTAAGGTGTGGTCTGCTTAGGAC contains:
- the LOC119020712 gene encoding E3 SUMO-protein ligase ZBED1-like — its product is MQVEAGTVPDATSEDLVPRRGSTSLAWKWFGFEKTDVGQNTVICKICRKAIAVKQNSTTNLFHHLRTNHSKEYEEYEKLRDSAAQDKPSRPAVQHTQQTLAESFSRKVPYDRKSQRWQDITNAITKFIAKEMLPMQLVEGKSFIELLNVLDARYTVPSRKYFSGTALTTLYDKTRKAVMSEVQEVKHFATTTDLWSSRTSEPYLSLTVHFIDESWKLRSYCLQTSYFPDAHTGEIIALGLKDALASWSLSEQDMVCMTTDSGANVVSALRINDWKRLPCFGHRLHIAIERSMRDARIDRAIGVCKKVVAAFSNSWNL